A genomic window from Scomber scombrus chromosome 18, fScoSco1.1, whole genome shotgun sequence includes:
- the top3a gene encoding DNA topoisomerase 3-alpha isoform X1 has translation MLALNLLGRYLLRSGLHWPDVRRRFVCTAQISRCQDRPQPADMLRGRGKITRVLCVAEKNDAAKGISEIMSNGRSRRREGLSKFNKIYEYEYHLFGQNVTVTMTSVSGHLLGQEFKAPYQKWHSCNPVLLFDAEVEKYCPDNMVQIKRTLEKEVRQCQALVIWTDCDREGENIGFEIIDVCKAVKPNLQVFRAKFSEITPNSIQRACETLIEPDSNISDAVDVRQELDLRIGASFTRFQTLRLQKIFPESLANQLISYGSCQFPTLGFVVERFKAIQAFIPETFYKIKVMHEVEEDVVEFSWTRNRLFNHTACLVLYQICMEDPIATVTSVTSKPKSKWRPLPLDTVEMEKLVSRKLKINAKETMKIAEKLYTKGFISYPRTETNSFPASLALAPLVELQTHSQDWGTFAQRVLEQPGGPNPRQGKNSDEAHPPIHPTKFTNTLQGNESRLYEFIVRHFLACVSQDAVGKETVVDIEIAREKFSASGLMIIARNYLDVYPYDRWSTKVIPVYEQGSQFQPSAIEMVDGQTSPPQLLTEADLISLMEKHGIGTDATHADHIETIKSRMYVGLTADQRFLPGELGMGLVEGYNSMGYEMSKPNLRSELEADLKEVSVGRKDKLNVLRHHIQKYKTVFIESVRKAKKLDEALSPYLGAALEITEAEQQQDMDIPLPVRKCPNCGRDMVLKKKKEGNSKYLSCVGFPDCKTAVWFPDTVLEVSRDSSICPTCQPHPVHMLKFNFRRGSLPPMMPLEFVGCIGGCDETLREVLDLKYLRAGGGGGGGGGGGGGEDRGPPVPRPSRAEPPRAPRSNPRPSLPPVPSWAPQPRPPPGGGGISADTNSDVIVCNCGQDALLLTVRKDGPNQGRQFYKCNGGSCNFFLWADQPSQQGPPQSRGPALPPPMTSQPPRPSLGFRNNPPGVGRDQVGSAGGQGDQIMCNCNEAAVTRTVQKDGPNKGRTFHTCGKPREQQCGFFQWADENVPPPGGFGVTFNGGGDGGKKGRRITGDAGGNRPPAAKKPRTCGICHLPGHTRVTCPQR, from the exons agAGAAGGGCTGTCAAAGTTTAacaaaatctatgaatatgaaTATCATCTCTTTGGTCAG AATGTGACGGTAACAATGACGTCAGTATCAGGCCATTTACTGGGTCAAGAGTTTAAAGCGCCATACCAGAAAtg GCACAGTTGTAATCCGGTGCTGTTATTTGATGCTGAAGTAGAGAAGTACTGTCCAGATAACATGGTGCAAATAAAG CGGACATTGGAGAAAGAGGTGAGGCAGTGCCAGGCCTTAGTCATCTGGACTGATtgtgacagagagggagaaaacatcGGCTTTGAAATCATAGATGTCTGTAAAGCAG TGAAGCCAAATTTACAAGTCTTCCGGGCAAAGTTTTCTGAGATCACCCCAAACTCCATACAGAGAGCTTGTGAGACTCTGATTGAGCCGGATTCTAACATCAGCGATGCCGTGGATGTCCGCCAGGAGCTGGACCTGCGGATAG GTGCATCCTTCACTCGCTTCCAGACCCTTCGCCTGCAGAAGATCTTTCCAGAGTCTCTGGCCAATCAGCTGATTTCATACGGCAGCTGTCAGTTTCCCACTCTTGGCTTTGTGGTGGAGCGCTTCAAAGCCATCCAGGCTTTCATACCTGAGACTTTCTACAAGATCAAAG TGATGCACGAGGTGGAGGAGGACGTTGTAGAGTTCAGTTGGACGAGAAACCGACTCTTCAACCACACAGCTTGCCTGGTGCTGTACCAGATATGCATGGAG GATCCCATAGCAACAGTCACCTCAGTAACCAGCAAGCCCAAGAGCAAGTGGAGGCCGCTGCCTTTGGACACAGTG GAGATGGAGAAACTGGTATCTCGGAAGCTGAAAATAAATGCCAAAGAGAccatgaaaattgcagaaaagctCTACACTAAAGG gTTTATCAGTTACCCCCGTACAGAGACAAACAGCTTCCCTGCAAGCCTGGCTCTCGCCCCCCTGGTGGAGCTGCAGACGCATAGTCAGGACTGGGGGACATTCGCTCAGCGGGTGCTCGAACAGCCCGGGGGTCCCAACCCGCGACAGGGCAAGAACTCTGACGAAGCCCATCCCCCCATACACCCCACCAAGTTCACCAACACACTGCAG GGCAATGAAAGTCGTTTGTACGAGTTCATCGTCCGGCACTTCCTGGCTTGTGTATCCCAGGATGCTGTGGGGAAGGAGACTGTGGTGGACATAGAAATCGCCCGGGAGAAGTTCTCTGCATCGGGACTCATGATCATTGCAAGGAACTACCTGGACGTTTACCCGTACGACAGGTGGAGCaccaag GTGATTCCAGTGTATGAGCAAGGCTCCCAGTTCCAGCCTTCTGCTATCGAGATGGTGGACGGACAGACGAGTCCTCCGCAGCTGCTCACTGAAGCCGACCTCATTTCACTGATGGAGAAGCACGGCATCG GCACAGATGCAACACACGCAGATCACATCGAGACTATAAAGAGTCGCATGTACGTGGGATTGACAGCAGACCAGAGGTTTCTCCCCGGAGAGCTCGGGATGGGGCTGGTGGAGg GTTATAACTCCATGGGCTATGAGATGTCTAAACCAAACCTACGCTCTGAACTGGAAGCGGACCTCAAGGAGGTATCagtgggaaggaaggacaaactGAACGTGCTGCGGCACCACATCCAGAAATACAAGACTGTCTTCATTGAATCTGTCAGGAAGGCAAAGAA GTTAGATGAAGCCCTGTCGCCGTATCTGGGTGCAGCTCTGGAGATCActgaagcagagcagcagcaggacatgGATATCCCTTTGCCGGTCAGAAAGTGCCCTAACTGCGGGCGGGACATGgtactgaagaagaagaaggaaggaaacag TAAGTACCTGTCCTGTGTGGGCTTCCCGGACTGTAAGACTGCAGTGTGGTTCCCTGATACAGTGCTGGAGGTCAGCAGAGATAGCAGCATCTGTCCCACCTGTCAGCCACACCCTGTTCACAT GTTAAAGTTCAATTTCCGAAGGGGCAGCCTACCTCCCATGATGCCTTTAGAATTTGTCGGCTGCATCGGCGGATGCGACGAGACACTCAGAGAGGTGCTGGACCTGAAATACCTCCGAGcagggggaggtggaggtggaggtggaggtggaggtggaggagaggaccGTGGTCCACCAGTTCCAAGACCCTCCAGAGCAGAGCCACCCAGAGCCCCGAGATCAAATCCTCGACCTTCCCTTCCACCTGTCCCCTCCTGGGCCCCGCAGCCAAGGCCTCCACCAGGTGGCGGCGGCATCAGCGCAGACaccaacagtgatgtcattgtgTGTAACTGTGGTCAGGATGCGCTCCTCCTGACCGTGCGCAAAGACGGTCCCAACCAAGGGCGCCAGTTCTACAAATGCAACGGCGGGAGCTGCAACTTCTTTCTGTGGGCAGATCAGCCGAGTCAGCAGGGGCCACCGCAGAGTCGAGGGCCTGCGCTGCCACCGCCAATGACCTCCCAACCTCCGAGGCCTTCACTGGGGTTCAGGAACAACCCCCCCGGAGTAGGCAGGGACCAGGTTGGGTCTGCGGGAGGACAAGGGGACCAGATTATGTGTAACTGTAATGAAGCAGCAGTGACACGCACGGTGCAAAAAGACGGTCCAAACAAGGGTCGAACGTTCCACACCTGCGGGAAACCGAGAGAACAGCAGTGTGGCTTCTTCCAGTGGGCTGACGAGAATGTACCGCCACCAG GTGGTTTTGGTGTCACATTTAACGGCGGTGGAgacggagggaagaagggaaggaggataACGGGAGATGCTGGCGGTAACAGACCCCCCGCTGCTAAGAAACCACGTACCTGCGGCATCTGCCATTTGCCGGGACACACCCGAGTCACCTGCCCCCAGCGGTGA
- the top3a gene encoding DNA topoisomerase 3-alpha isoform X2, with product MTSVSGHLLGQEFKAPYQKWHSCNPVLLFDAEVEKYCPDNMVQIKRTLEKEVRQCQALVIWTDCDREGENIGFEIIDVCKAVKPNLQVFRAKFSEITPNSIQRACETLIEPDSNISDAVDVRQELDLRIGASFTRFQTLRLQKIFPESLANQLISYGSCQFPTLGFVVERFKAIQAFIPETFYKIKVMHEVEEDVVEFSWTRNRLFNHTACLVLYQICMEDPIATVTSVTSKPKSKWRPLPLDTVEMEKLVSRKLKINAKETMKIAEKLYTKGFISYPRTETNSFPASLALAPLVELQTHSQDWGTFAQRVLEQPGGPNPRQGKNSDEAHPPIHPTKFTNTLQGNESRLYEFIVRHFLACVSQDAVGKETVVDIEIAREKFSASGLMIIARNYLDVYPYDRWSTKVIPVYEQGSQFQPSAIEMVDGQTSPPQLLTEADLISLMEKHGIGTDATHADHIETIKSRMYVGLTADQRFLPGELGMGLVEGYNSMGYEMSKPNLRSELEADLKEVSVGRKDKLNVLRHHIQKYKTVFIESVRKAKKLDEALSPYLGAALEITEAEQQQDMDIPLPVRKCPNCGRDMVLKKKKEGNSKYLSCVGFPDCKTAVWFPDTVLEVSRDSSICPTCQPHPVHMLKFNFRRGSLPPMMPLEFVGCIGGCDETLREVLDLKYLRAGGGGGGGGGGGGGEDRGPPVPRPSRAEPPRAPRSNPRPSLPPVPSWAPQPRPPPGGGGISADTNSDVIVCNCGQDALLLTVRKDGPNQGRQFYKCNGGSCNFFLWADQPSQQGPPQSRGPALPPPMTSQPPRPSLGFRNNPPGVGRDQVGSAGGQGDQIMCNCNEAAVTRTVQKDGPNKGRTFHTCGKPREQQCGFFQWADENVPPPGGFGVTFNGGGDGGKKGRRITGDAGGNRPPAAKKPRTCGICHLPGHTRVTCPQR from the exons ATGACGTCAGTATCAGGCCATTTACTGGGTCAAGAGTTTAAAGCGCCATACCAGAAAtg GCACAGTTGTAATCCGGTGCTGTTATTTGATGCTGAAGTAGAGAAGTACTGTCCAGATAACATGGTGCAAATAAAG CGGACATTGGAGAAAGAGGTGAGGCAGTGCCAGGCCTTAGTCATCTGGACTGATtgtgacagagagggagaaaacatcGGCTTTGAAATCATAGATGTCTGTAAAGCAG TGAAGCCAAATTTACAAGTCTTCCGGGCAAAGTTTTCTGAGATCACCCCAAACTCCATACAGAGAGCTTGTGAGACTCTGATTGAGCCGGATTCTAACATCAGCGATGCCGTGGATGTCCGCCAGGAGCTGGACCTGCGGATAG GTGCATCCTTCACTCGCTTCCAGACCCTTCGCCTGCAGAAGATCTTTCCAGAGTCTCTGGCCAATCAGCTGATTTCATACGGCAGCTGTCAGTTTCCCACTCTTGGCTTTGTGGTGGAGCGCTTCAAAGCCATCCAGGCTTTCATACCTGAGACTTTCTACAAGATCAAAG TGATGCACGAGGTGGAGGAGGACGTTGTAGAGTTCAGTTGGACGAGAAACCGACTCTTCAACCACACAGCTTGCCTGGTGCTGTACCAGATATGCATGGAG GATCCCATAGCAACAGTCACCTCAGTAACCAGCAAGCCCAAGAGCAAGTGGAGGCCGCTGCCTTTGGACACAGTG GAGATGGAGAAACTGGTATCTCGGAAGCTGAAAATAAATGCCAAAGAGAccatgaaaattgcagaaaagctCTACACTAAAGG gTTTATCAGTTACCCCCGTACAGAGACAAACAGCTTCCCTGCAAGCCTGGCTCTCGCCCCCCTGGTGGAGCTGCAGACGCATAGTCAGGACTGGGGGACATTCGCTCAGCGGGTGCTCGAACAGCCCGGGGGTCCCAACCCGCGACAGGGCAAGAACTCTGACGAAGCCCATCCCCCCATACACCCCACCAAGTTCACCAACACACTGCAG GGCAATGAAAGTCGTTTGTACGAGTTCATCGTCCGGCACTTCCTGGCTTGTGTATCCCAGGATGCTGTGGGGAAGGAGACTGTGGTGGACATAGAAATCGCCCGGGAGAAGTTCTCTGCATCGGGACTCATGATCATTGCAAGGAACTACCTGGACGTTTACCCGTACGACAGGTGGAGCaccaag GTGATTCCAGTGTATGAGCAAGGCTCCCAGTTCCAGCCTTCTGCTATCGAGATGGTGGACGGACAGACGAGTCCTCCGCAGCTGCTCACTGAAGCCGACCTCATTTCACTGATGGAGAAGCACGGCATCG GCACAGATGCAACACACGCAGATCACATCGAGACTATAAAGAGTCGCATGTACGTGGGATTGACAGCAGACCAGAGGTTTCTCCCCGGAGAGCTCGGGATGGGGCTGGTGGAGg GTTATAACTCCATGGGCTATGAGATGTCTAAACCAAACCTACGCTCTGAACTGGAAGCGGACCTCAAGGAGGTATCagtgggaaggaaggacaaactGAACGTGCTGCGGCACCACATCCAGAAATACAAGACTGTCTTCATTGAATCTGTCAGGAAGGCAAAGAA GTTAGATGAAGCCCTGTCGCCGTATCTGGGTGCAGCTCTGGAGATCActgaagcagagcagcagcaggacatgGATATCCCTTTGCCGGTCAGAAAGTGCCCTAACTGCGGGCGGGACATGgtactgaagaagaagaaggaaggaaacag TAAGTACCTGTCCTGTGTGGGCTTCCCGGACTGTAAGACTGCAGTGTGGTTCCCTGATACAGTGCTGGAGGTCAGCAGAGATAGCAGCATCTGTCCCACCTGTCAGCCACACCCTGTTCACAT GTTAAAGTTCAATTTCCGAAGGGGCAGCCTACCTCCCATGATGCCTTTAGAATTTGTCGGCTGCATCGGCGGATGCGACGAGACACTCAGAGAGGTGCTGGACCTGAAATACCTCCGAGcagggggaggtggaggtggaggtggaggtggaggtggaggagaggaccGTGGTCCACCAGTTCCAAGACCCTCCAGAGCAGAGCCACCCAGAGCCCCGAGATCAAATCCTCGACCTTCCCTTCCACCTGTCCCCTCCTGGGCCCCGCAGCCAAGGCCTCCACCAGGTGGCGGCGGCATCAGCGCAGACaccaacagtgatgtcattgtgTGTAACTGTGGTCAGGATGCGCTCCTCCTGACCGTGCGCAAAGACGGTCCCAACCAAGGGCGCCAGTTCTACAAATGCAACGGCGGGAGCTGCAACTTCTTTCTGTGGGCAGATCAGCCGAGTCAGCAGGGGCCACCGCAGAGTCGAGGGCCTGCGCTGCCACCGCCAATGACCTCCCAACCTCCGAGGCCTTCACTGGGGTTCAGGAACAACCCCCCCGGAGTAGGCAGGGACCAGGTTGGGTCTGCGGGAGGACAAGGGGACCAGATTATGTGTAACTGTAATGAAGCAGCAGTGACACGCACGGTGCAAAAAGACGGTCCAAACAAGGGTCGAACGTTCCACACCTGCGGGAAACCGAGAGAACAGCAGTGTGGCTTCTTCCAGTGGGCTGACGAGAATGTACCGCCACCAG GTGGTTTTGGTGTCACATTTAACGGCGGTGGAgacggagggaagaagggaaggaggataACGGGAGATGCTGGCGGTAACAGACCCCCCGCTGCTAAGAAACCACGTACCTGCGGCATCTGCCATTTGCCGGGACACACCCGAGTCACCTGCCCCCAGCGGTGA